One genomic window of Thermodesulfobacteriota bacterium includes the following:
- a CDS encoding dual specificity protein phosphatase family protein: MPERFSWIVEDTIAGMERPGLIYPLDDDLSFLRSNGIDVIVNLQEKEHFVDHDQFTVKNISIDDFGPPEYEDFIEFIDFTKTQIAQNKRVLVHCYAGMGRTNIMLASYLIHHLGISADQALEEVKQRRPVHFVTYRQEEALREYYYVIRDSLNSV, from the coding sequence ATGCCTGAGAGATTCTCATGGATTGTAGAAGACACTATTGCCGGAATGGAGAGGCCAGGACTTATTTATCCACTCGATGATGATTTAAGCTTTTTAAGATCTAATGGCATAGATGTTATTGTAAACCTGCAGGAAAAAGAGCATTTTGTGGATCATGATCAATTTACGGTTAAGAACATCTCAATTGATGACTTTGGACCACCTGAGTATGAAGATTTTATAGAGTTTATTGATTTCACAAAAACTCAAATAGCTCAAAATAAAAGAGTATTGGTTCATTGCTACGCAGGGATGGGAAGAACAAATATCATGCTGGCAAGCTACTTAATTCACCATCTTGGGATTAGCGCTGATCAAGCGCTTGAAGAGGTTAAGCAAAGAAGGCCTGTTCACTTTGTTACATACAGACAGGAAGAGGCGCTAAGAGAATATTACTACGTGATTCGAGACAGCCTTAATTCTGTTTGA
- the gatC gene encoding Asp-tRNA(Asn)/Glu-tRNA(Gln) amidotransferase subunit GatC yields MKISKEDVVKVAELARLEFREEEVEKFTEQLGSILEYIEKLNELDTDSVEPTSHVLDSSTPLREDKRVKTLSTDQVLQNAPESEDDFFVVPQVIED; encoded by the coding sequence ATGAAAATATCTAAAGAAGATGTAGTTAAAGTAGCCGAGCTTGCAAGACTTGAATTTAGAGAAGAGGAAGTTGAAAAATTCACCGAGCAGCTTGGTAGCATATTGGAATACATTGAGAAATTAAACGAGCTTGATACCGACAGCGTCGAGCCTACATCGCATGTGTTAGATTCCTCTACTCCGCTTAGAGAAGATAAACGGGTAAAAACACTCAGCACCGATCAAGTTCTTCAAAACGCGCCCGAGAGTGAAGATGATTTCTTTGTTGTGCCACAAGTGATTGAAGATTAA
- the gshB gene encoding glutathione synthase produces MKLKMAFVMDPVDSINTEKDTTFVLMLEAQAKGHEVWYLELKDLFVKEARPYGNATPITLERSEVFYHLGQTQTLSLDSFDTVWMRKDPPVNNDFLYATYILSLVDETKTKVINNPTGIRESNEKMYSLFFPEIIPDSLVTKNISELQEFLNESGGEMVVKPLDGHGGEGIFYVREGDKNANVILESITKFESEYIIAQKFIKEVSVGDKRIIILNGEPLGAVLRVPKSGGEFRSNFHSGGSPAKSDLTDRDLEICQLIGPRLREDGLYFVGIDVIGGYVTEINTTSPTGIQEINNLDRVKLETKVIEFAEELCG; encoded by the coding sequence ATGAAACTGAAAATGGCATTTGTGATGGATCCGGTAGATAGTATTAATACCGAGAAAGACACGACATTTGTGCTGATGCTTGAGGCTCAGGCAAAGGGTCATGAGGTTTGGTATTTAGAGCTTAAAGATCTGTTTGTAAAAGAAGCTAGGCCATATGGAAATGCTACCCCAATCACACTTGAAAGGAGTGAGGTTTTTTATCATTTAGGACAGACACAAACTCTTAGTCTCGATAGCTTTGATACAGTATGGATGAGAAAAGACCCTCCGGTTAACAATGATTTTCTTTACGCAACTTATATTCTAAGCCTGGTTGATGAAACCAAGACTAAAGTAATTAATAATCCAACAGGTATTAGAGAATCCAATGAGAAGATGTATTCACTGTTTTTCCCTGAAATAATTCCTGACAGCCTAGTTACAAAAAACATATCAGAGCTTCAGGAGTTCTTAAATGAGTCTGGGGGAGAAATGGTGGTTAAGCCTCTTGACGGTCATGGTGGAGAAGGAATTTTTTATGTGCGAGAGGGTGATAAAAACGCAAATGTAATTTTGGAGAGCATCACTAAATTTGAGAGCGAATACATAATCGCCCAGAAATTTATAAAAGAGGTATCAGTTGGTGACAAGAGAATAATAATATTAAACGGAGAGCCTCTGGGAGCCGTTCTCAGGGTTCCTAAATCGGGCGGGGAGTTCAGATCTAATTTCCACTCAGGGGGAAGCCCGGCAAAATCAGACTTAACTGACAGAGACCTTGAGATTTGCCAACTTATTGGCCCTAGACTAAGAGAGGACGGGCTATATTTTGTCGGCATCGATGTAATCGGAGGCTATGTTACTGAGATTAATACAACAAGCCCTACCGGAATACAGGAAATTAATAATCTTGATAGAGTCAAACTTGAAACTAAGGTTATAGAGTTTGCTGAGGAGCTTTGTGGTTAA
- the nfi gene encoding deoxyribonuclease V (cleaves DNA at apurinic or apyrimidinic sites) — MSPINNTRLQKLYSASPPDYSEAISIQKELKNKVSSKNGFRSIKTIAGADLAILKDTNQLVCGIIVFKYPELSETERAFKVVDEQFPYIPGLLAFREGPAIIKTYKALKTKPDVLILDGQGIAHPRGFGIASYVGVLLDIPAMGIAKKKLYGDYNMPDDVPGSSESLVAKDGKKIGAVLRTKRNTKPVFISIGHKINLSTSIKIAKECSRGYRIPEPTRQADKYVSELKRGF; from the coding sequence ATGTCTCCCATTAACAATACTAGGCTGCAAAAGTTATACAGCGCAAGTCCCCCTGACTATTCTGAGGCTATATCTATTCAGAAAGAGCTTAAGAATAAAGTCTCTTCCAAAAATGGATTTAGATCAATAAAAACCATAGCCGGGGCTGATTTGGCGATTCTAAAAGATACAAATCAGCTTGTATGCGGCATTATTGTGTTTAAATACCCCGAGCTATCTGAGACCGAAAGAGCATTTAAAGTGGTGGATGAACAGTTTCCATATATACCTGGACTTTTAGCATTTCGCGAAGGACCTGCAATAATTAAAACTTACAAAGCTCTTAAGACTAAACCTGATGTACTTATCCTTGACGGGCAGGGCATTGCGCATCCCAGAGGTTTTGGAATAGCGTCCTATGTAGGCGTACTACTTGACATTCCGGCAATGGGCATAGCTAAGAAAAAGCTCTACGGAGACTACAATATGCCAGACGATGTCCCGGGTTCATCTGAATCTTTGGTTGCCAAGGACGGAAAGAAAATTGGAGCTGTGCTTAGAACTAAGAGGAATACTAAGCCTGTATTTATTTCAATCGGCCATAAGATTAACCTTTCAACCTCTATCAAGATTGCAAAAGAGTGCTCAAGAGGCTATAGGATTCCTGAGCCTACCAGACAAGCGGATAAATATGTTTCAGAATTAAAGAGAGGGTTTTAG